The DNA region GCTACTAAATATGCACATACCCACATTCTAGTCTAATATACGTGATATCAGCACTCCATACCTTATTAGCTTTATCTATAACAACCTGATTCGTCTCATTTTTAAATACATTAAGTAAGTATGGATATTTCTTGTGTTGCTTATTAATGACAGTTGTCTTTTTTTTAGGATACAATGCCTTAATACCCATTAATTCCATAGCACTTTTGATTAGCTTCCTTCCAACTAGAAATCCTAATCTATTTAGCAACTTTACTAGCCTTCTCGTACCATAATATGGATGTTTAGTATGTATCAAATCTATTGCATTTAATAGTCTAATATCATCATTACTACTAAATTTTGATATTGGTGTATAATAGTACACACTCTTAGATACAGATAATAGTTTAAGCTGATTATTTAAAGATAATTCTAGCTTAGTATCTACAGAGTTTACTCTATCATTTGATGATACCAAGCTTTTTAGCTTTCCCATTAAAAAATCCCTCTCTACTATTACCTCGCCTAGTTCTTTACTTGTTGCATCTTTATCTTTTCTAAGCTCATCTATTTCCTGCTTATACTCCTTAACAACAGAGCTTTTATCAAATGCTAAGCAAGCATTAGATAAAAATTGCTGCTTCCAATTATGCACGTTTTTAGGAAGTAAATCATACTTACTTGCTATCTCATTAACTGTCATATCGCCTTCTAGCAATTCTATAATTACTTTAGCTTTAAAATCAGCTGTATACGTTACTCTTTTTTTACTCATTTATCTATTTCCTAATTTA from Francisella halioticida includes:
- a CDS encoding IS3 family transposase, whose protein sequence is MSKKRVTYTADFKAKVIIELLEGDMTVNEIASKYDLLPKNVHNWKQQFLSNACLAFDKSSVVKEYKQEIDELRKDKDATSKELGEVIVERDFLMGKLKSLVSSNDRVNSVDTKLELSLNNQLKLLSVSKSVYYYTPISKFSSNDDIRLLNAIDLIHTKHPYYGTRRLVKLLNRLGFLVGRKLIKSAMELMGIKALYPKKKTTVINKQHKKYPYLLNVFKNETNQVVIDKANKVWSADITYIRLECGYVHI